The Pseudomonas aeruginosa genome includes the window GGCGGGAGGTCACACCGAACTTCCGCCGAATATTTCCCATATGGAAGTTCACATTGGCTTCCGAGCAGTTGCAGATAACCGATATCTCCCAACTGGTCTTGCCGATGGCGCACCACTGCAACACTTCCTTCTCCCGGCTGGTCAGAACCACCGGTTTGCTGACCGGATGTTCGAAGGCCAGTCCGGCACCGCTCTGCAGTGCGTAGTCCTTGAGCATCCACAGGGTCGGCAGGACCGACTCCATGAAACGGTTGGCCTCGGCCCGGTTTTCCGCTTCCACGCTGAGGCTCAGCGCGCCGAGTTCGCCGCGAGCACCATGCAGCGGCATGGTCAGCCCATACACCAGGCCGGCGGCCGAGGCTTCCTCGAAGAACTCGTGCTGCTTTCGCGTCTGGTAGATGGACGGTTCCCAGAAAATCGGCAGTACGCTCTGGGTACAGTGACTGACCGTCGGGTCGACCCGCGCGTAGCCAGCCCGGTCGTAATGCTCGCGCCAGGCGGCCGGGTAGTTGCCGACGATGAAGGCGTTCTCGTAGTCCTGGCTGTCCTTAGGCAACAGGCCGAACAGGATCTTCGAGAATCCAAGGTCGCTCGCCATCTTCTGCAGGATGGCGCTCCACTCCAATTTTCCACTTGAGCGTTCCAGCTCAAGAAAACCGTCAACCAAGGCCATAGCGCTACGTTCTTCTTAAACTATTAACCAATCAGCCAAATATGGATTCGGCACCCGATATCCGGCACGTTGTACGGCAGTCCGAGAATCCCGGCTTCCTGCCGAGGCGCATG containing:
- the lasR gene encoding transcriptional regulator LasR; amino-acid sequence: MALVDGFLELERSSGKLEWSAILQKMASDLGFSKILFGLLPKDSQDYENAFIVGNYPAAWREHYDRAGYARVDPTVSHCTQSVLPIFWEPSIYQTRKQHEFFEEASAAGLVYGLTMPLHGARGELGALSLSVEAENRAEANRFMESVLPTLWMLKDYALQSGAGLAFEHPVSKPVVLTSREKEVLQWCAIGKTSWEISVICNCSEANVNFHMGNIRRKFGVTSRRVAGIMAVNLGLITL